In the genome of Macadamia integrifolia cultivar HAES 741 unplaced genomic scaffold, SCU_Mint_v3 scaffold3719, whole genome shotgun sequence, one region contains:
- the LOC122068330 gene encoding uncharacterized protein LOC122068330, translating to MRIVVLKPSPGNAYDVRTLGSSPPSSPRAPSNKGYYGELEDDEAQGSREVAKEITQQMHESLSGHHRNETFLSSLFSNGYVWDESSLNRSENGYVEEGNLSDSEVMTPTSRHSWDYINRFGSPYSSSSFSRASYSPESSVCREAKKRLSERWTLMASNGSGPEQRQVRRSSSTLGEMLALSVTKTATSGEEDCDGSQNVLSSRSCGGEQDMMAPTSGGSSSRNEDESGEVSLRNLARSRSVPVSSTVHGTRLNVEAPDPKVDKSIVPNKEETKSKSGKSSLRGKVSSLFFSRSKKTSEGKSSTCSVAGSQDESPNTTSEVPLALNPLSLQKTSDNVTSCVTDYVPEGDLSSKSSSPAICVGTKQGTFSNEALLSVTKPSMPVENQDQPSPISVLEAPFDDDVSTTPQPSGHVLSDHHGQPVHHQPLKSSLIDKSPPIESIARTLSGDGACLLSTASNLLNPSRFSLKATEEEEEQLLFVHALLSAAGLNHDEQSGAVFARWHSPDKPLDPSLVDKICKLKDEKARLHESKRRSNQSLLFDCVNAALVDIMGYGSDVSSWGKASSKKTHSVGSPVTVDEVWGRVRELFSKEARCFSGENGENNSLVVETMVRKEVVGKGWEELMWLELDALGKEIEGELLEKLVDEALVELTGCL from the exons ATGCGGATAGTGGTCTTAAAGCCTAGCCCTGGAAATGCTTATGATGTTAGAACTCTTGGTTCTTCGCCTCCTTCTTCACCAAGGGCGCCAAGTAATAAAGGCTACTATGGGGAACTCGAAGATGATGAGGCACAAGGATCAAGAGAGGTAGCGAAGGAGATCACGCAACAGATGCATGAAAGTTTGAGTGGTCACCATAGGAATGAAACTTTCCTGTCCTCCCTCTTTTCCAATGGTTATGTATGGGATGAAAGCTCTTTGAATAGATCAGAAAATGGGTATGTAGAGGAGGGAAATCTCAGTGATTCTGAGGTAATGACACCAACTTCAAGACATTCATGGGACTATATCAACAGGTTTGGTAGTCCATACTCGTCATCTTCCTTCAGCCGTGCATCCTATTCTCCAGAGTCATCTGTCTGCAGGGAGGCAAAGAAGCGCCTTTCAGAAAGATGGACCTTGATGGCATCAAATGGAAGCGGTCCAGAGCAGAGACAAGTCCGGAGGAGCTCTAGTACATTGGGGGAGATGCTTGCTCTTTCTGTTACAAAGACTGCAACATCTGGTGAAGAAGATTGTGATGGAAGCCAAAATGTCTTGAGTAGTAGGTCCTGTGGTGGTGAACAAGATATGATGGCACCAACATCAGGTGGGTCATCTAGTAGGAACGAGGATGAAAGTGGAGAGGTTTCTCTGAGGAATCTAGCGAGATCGAGATCTGTCCCAGTGTCTTCCACGGTTCATGGGACCAGATTGAATGTTGAAGCTCCAGATCCAAAGGTGGATAAATCCATTGTTCCTAATAAAGAGGAAACAAAGTCCAAGAGTGGGAAATCATCATTAAGGGGCAAAGtttcaagtttatttttctCAAGGAGTAAGAAAACAAGTGAAGGAAAATCTAGCACATGTTCTGTGGCTGGCTCTCAAGATGAATCTCCAAACACTACTTCTGAAGTTCCATTGGCTTTGAATCCACTTTCTCTCCAAAAGACAAGTGATAATGTAACTTCTTGTGTTACTGATTATGTCCCCGAAGGGGACCTGTCAAGCAAGAGTTCCTCTCCAGCAATCTGTGTTGGAACAAAACAAGGCACTTTCTCGAATGAG GCATTGCTATCTGTAACAAAACCCAGCATGCCAGTAGAAAACCAGGACCAACCTAGCCCCATTTCAGTCTTGGAAGCACcgtttgatgatgatgttagCACCACCCCACAGCCCTCCGGACATGTGTTGTCGGACCACCACG GACAACCTGTGCACCATCAACCTCTTAAATCCAGCTTAATTGACAAATCTCCACCGATAGAATCAATCGCACGGACATTATCAGGGGATGGCGCATGCTTATTATCAACAGCATCTAATCTATTAAACCCCTCTAGATTTTCCCTGAAAGCcactgaggaagaagaagaacaactttTATTTGTCCACGCATTACTCTCAGCTGCAGGTCTGAACCATGACGAGCAGTCAGGGGCAGTCTTTGCTAGGTGGCATTCGCCTGATAAGCCATTAGATCCATCATTGGTGGACAAAATATGCAAGTTGAAAGATGAGAAGGCACGGTTGCATGAATCAAAGCGTAGAtcaaatcaaagtcttctttttGATTGTGTCAATGCAGCTCTGGTGGATATCATGGGATATGGATCAGATGTAAGCTCTTGGGGAAAGGCATCGTCTAAAAAGACACATTCCGTAGGCTCACCAGTGACTGTAGATGAAGTATGGGGTCGTGTGAGGGAGTTGTTCTCCAAGGAGGCAAGGTGTTTTTCAGGTGAGAATGGGGAGAACAACAGCCTGGTAGTGGAGACAATGGTAAGGAAGGAGGTGGTAGGGAAGGGCTGGGAGGAGCTTATGTGGTTGgaattggatgctttagggaaAGAAATTGAAGGTGAGTTGCTGGAGAAACTGGTGGATGAGGCGCTTGTTGAATTAACAGGTTGTTTATGa